From the genome of Mixophyes fleayi isolate aMixFle1 chromosome 2, aMixFle1.hap1, whole genome shotgun sequence, one region includes:
- the LOC142138934 gene encoding embryonic protein UVS.2-like, with amino-acid sequence MTRQEGDIVIKTGRSAIMCLRCLWPKSEDGTVPVPYTLSPDYNDNQLNVFTNAMQEYETLTCVRFIPRTTEKAFLNIVSSEGCESLVGRTGGGQKVGVQIGGCVGRGIIQHELNHALGFYHEHMRSDRDNYVDIMYQNISPMWWSDFRSTDTNNLGLEYDYGSVMHYGRYTFSNTANQPSIVPKPDPNVPLGQRNGLSILDVSKINRLYQCNVCAHLLTNKNGILKSANYPSAYPNDASCVWLIRTTTEQITLDFNGFDVEYSPDCVSDYIKIYDGPSRTSPVLLDKTCGTEPIPRIVASTNQMLIEFVSDSRVTGVGFKATYSSV; translated from the exons ATGACAAGACAGGAAGGAGACATTGTTATAAAAACTGGGCGCAGCGCTATCATGTGTTTAAGATGCCTGTGGCCTAAATCTGAAGATGGGACTGTCCCTGTTCCATACACCTTATCCCCTGATTACA ATGACAATCAACTGAACGTGTTTACAAATGCTATGCAGGAGTATGAGACATTAACCTGTGTGAGGTTTATACCTCGAACAACAGAGAAGGCTTTCCTCAACATTGTCTCTTCAGAGGG CTGTGAGTCATTGGTCGGACGAACAGGTGGAGGTCAGAAGGTTGGAGTACAGATTGGTGGTTGTGTGGGCAGAGGGATTATAcaacatgaactaaatcatgccCTGGGATTTTACCATGAACATATGAGGAGTGACCGTGACAACTATGTCGACATCATGTACCAGAACATCTCACCAA TGTGGTGGTCTGATTTCAGGTCCACAGACACTAATAACCTGGGTCTGGAGTATGACTATGGCTCAGTGATGCATTATGGAAG GTATACATTTTCTAACACTGCAAACCAACCTAGCATTGTACCCAAGCCAGACCCCAACGTGCCTTTGGGACAAAGGAATGGATTAAGTATCTTGGACGTTTCCAAAATTAACCGGCTTTATCAGTGCA ATGTTTGTGCTCATTTACTTACGAACAAAAATGGAATATTGAAATCAGCCAACTATCCCTCAGCTTATCCCAATGATGCCAGCTGTGTTTGGTTGATCAGAACAACCACTGAACAG atcacCCTGGATTTTAATGGCTTTGATGTCGAATACTCACCTGATTGTGTATCTGACTACATCAAGATTTATGATGGTCCCAGTAGGACATCTCCTGTGTTGCTGGACAAAACATGTGGGACAGAACCGATCCCTCGCATAGTTGCTTCCACTAACCAGATGCTGATTGAGTTTGTCAGTGACAGCCGTGTTACTGGGGTCGGCTTCAAAGCTACATATAGCTCAG TATAA